A portion of the Thalassotalea sp. LPB0316 genome contains these proteins:
- a CDS encoding SPFH domain-containing protein, which produces MPFSQEQLDIFVLAVWGAIFFYVAFKFVKSICLVPTKKAYVVERLGKYRSTLEAGFHLLLPFIDRVAYIHDLKEETINVPPQECFSRDEVNVEVDGVIYIQVVDPIKASYGITDYRFAAMQLAQTTTRSVIGTLDLDRTFEERDVISAKVVEVLDKAGESWGIRVHRYEIKNIAPPLTVKNAMELQVNAERERRAILAKSLGDKTSRINRSEGLMREMVNISEGEKQRRINSAEGKAAEISAIAKATSQAIEKMASVISQEGGQQAIEMQLSEQYLQKMKGLSQENRKVILPANLLNFEQWLATVGLNNSK; this is translated from the coding sequence ATGCCATTTTCACAAGAACAGCTCGATATTTTTGTCCTAGCCGTGTGGGGCGCTATCTTTTTCTACGTCGCTTTCAAGTTCGTTAAATCAATTTGTCTAGTGCCAACCAAAAAAGCTTATGTGGTAGAGCGCCTGGGTAAATATCGCTCAACTTTAGAAGCGGGTTTTCACCTGTTACTGCCATTTATTGATCGCGTTGCCTATATTCACGATTTAAAAGAAGAAACCATCAATGTACCACCGCAAGAGTGTTTCTCTCGCGATGAAGTTAACGTTGAAGTTGATGGCGTAATATACATACAAGTCGTTGATCCGATAAAAGCGAGCTACGGCATTACCGATTATCGCTTCGCCGCGATGCAACTAGCCCAGACAACAACACGTTCAGTTATTGGGACATTAGATCTTGACCGAACCTTTGAAGAACGTGATGTGATCAGTGCCAAAGTTGTTGAAGTACTCGATAAGGCCGGTGAAAGTTGGGGAATTCGGGTACATAGGTATGAAATAAAGAATATTGCGCCACCACTGACAGTAAAAAACGCAATGGAATTACAAGTGAATGCCGAGCGTGAGCGCCGCGCTATTTTGGCTAAATCACTTGGCGATAAAACCAGTAGGATTAATCGTTCAGAAGGTTTAATGCGTGAAATGGTCAATATATCAGAAGGTGAAAAGCAGCGCCGTATAAACTCAGCTGAGGGTAAAGCAGCAGAAATTTCTGCGATAGCCAAAGCCACTAGCCAAGCAATAGAAAAAATGGCGAGTGTTATATCACAAGAAGGTGGACAACAAGCGATTGAAATGCAGCTTTCAGAGCAGTATTTACAAAAAATGAAAGGGTTAAGTCAAGAAAATAGAAAAGTTATCTTGCCTGCCAACCTGTTAAATTTTGAACAATGGCTCGCCACGGTCGGGCTAAATAACAGTAAATGA
- a CDS encoding substrate-binding periplasmic protein encodes MGYRHISVFFVLLCLSMSSSAKELIYLYTYHNKPPFIVSIEKQQGFYFDLASELSKQSADYQFQTLYIPRKRLNHIISEAQLDGIVLGVTPKWFKDPEETKYLWSDSFYRDRDEFVSLKSSPFNYLTPDSFNDKTVAAVAGFYYFGVNEAVAQSSMSRIDTVGELQVLKLIEKRRVDFGIVSYSVFKYLLKHGDVVDNFYTSPIPHDEFKRRAFTSLALSKEMGAFNQLLDKLKRQGQLQQLLTPYQ; translated from the coding sequence ATGGGTTATAGACATATTTCAGTGTTCTTTGTTCTATTGTGCTTGAGTATGAGCTCATCGGCTAAAGAGCTGATCTATTTGTACACCTACCACAACAAGCCGCCTTTTATCGTCAGTATAGAAAAACAGCAAGGTTTCTACTTTGATCTGGCAAGCGAGCTATCAAAACAAAGCGCTGATTATCAGTTCCAAACCCTTTACATACCAAGAAAACGCCTCAATCATATTATTTCTGAAGCGCAATTAGACGGTATCGTCTTGGGCGTAACGCCCAAATGGTTCAAAGATCCTGAAGAAACCAAATATTTGTGGAGTGACAGTTTTTATCGCGATCGAGATGAATTTGTCTCGCTCAAATCAAGCCCCTTCAACTATTTAACGCCAGACTCATTCAACGATAAAACGGTCGCCGCAGTTGCCGGGTTTTACTATTTTGGGGTTAATGAGGCCGTTGCTCAATCGAGTATGTCGCGAATAGATACCGTTGGTGAGCTACAAGTTTTGAAGCTTATAGAAAAGCGCAGAGTAGACTTTGGTATCGTCAGTTACTCGGTATTTAAGTACCTGTTAAAACATGGCGATGTAGTTGACAATTTTTACACTTCGCCAATACCACATGATGAATTTAAACGCCGAGCGTTTACTAGTTTGGCCTTGTCAAAAGAAATGGGCGCTTTCAACCAGTTGCTTGACAAACTAAAGCGCCAAGGCCAGTTACAACAATTACTTACGCCTTATCAATAA